A single genomic interval of Pyrus communis chromosome 7, drPyrComm1.1, whole genome shotgun sequence harbors:
- the LOC137740720 gene encoding major pollen allergen Cor a 1 isoforms 5, 6, 11 and 16-like, protein MEGEVKLNIPAAKAWEMYRDNEIISKINPKMLTSAEYIEGDGHPGSLRLFKLGSAVRYYVKESVEKIEKVDNGRSVTYRVIGGELQKMYDPYIVTFSFLRAQEKGKDEEMCIAKWQVEYETLIPTTPPPEKARDAALAFLMWFNRFASA, encoded by the exons ATGGAAGGAGAGGTAAAACTCAATATCCCTGCAGCGAAAGCATGGGAAATGTACAGAGACAATGAGATCATTAGCAAAATAAACCCTAAAATGCTTACAAGTGCTGAATACATTGAAGGCGACGGTCACCCGGGAAGTCTCAGACTCTTCAAACTCGGTTCTG CTGTGCGCTACTATGTAAAGGAATCAGTGGAGAAGATAGAGAAGGTAGACAACGGTCGGTCTGTGACCTACCGCGTCATCGGAGGTGAACTGCAGAAAATGTACGATCCATACATTGTCACCTTCTCATTCCTTCGTGcccaagaaaaaggaaaagacgaAGAGATGTGCATTGCAAAATGGCAAGTTGAGTACGAGACACTGATCCCAACAACCCCCCCACCAGAGAAGGCAAGAGATGCTGCTCTAGCATTTCTCATGTGGTTTAATAGGTTTGCTTCAGCctaa